TTCCTTCGATAGCTTTCTCTTCCCCCTTGACTTCAACTAAAAGACTCAAGTGCATCTCGAAAGACCTTAGAATATCGTCTAAAGAAGGTTCAAAATATTCTCCACGCTCTAAGAACTCCTTTATTTGTTTGAACAACCAAGGCCTTCCTATTG
This sequence is a window from Thermotoga sp.. Protein-coding genes within it:
- a CDS encoding tRNA-dihydrouridine synthase, which codes for IGRPWLFKQIKEFLERGEYFEPSLDDILRSFEMHLSLLVEVKGEEKAIEGRRKFIAGYTRNLKGARRFRDEAIKVKDLRTLREMFYNFLKEV